In one window of Arachis ipaensis cultivar K30076 chromosome B06, Araip1.1, whole genome shotgun sequence DNA:
- the LOC107647412 gene encoding ATP-dependent DNA helicase PIF1-like, producing MLLRNIDQFSGLCNGTRLQVRKFGNHVIECEVLTGNNVGHIALIPRMNMVPTNETVPVRFQRRQFPIIVSFAMTINKSQGQTLSHVGLCLSKPVFTLDQLYVALSRVKSKRGLKVLLMNHVGISANSIINVVYREVFEKNSILM from the coding sequence ATGTTACTGAGGAATATTGACCAATTCAGTGGTCTTTGTAATGGTACAAGGCTACAAGTTAGGAAGTTTGGAAATCATGTCATAGAATGTGAGGTCTTAACGGGTAACAATGTTGGTCATATTGCTTTGATTCCAAGAATGAATATGGTACCAACAAATGAAACCGTCCCAGTTAGATTCCAACGAAGACAGTTTCCTATAATAGTATCGTTTGCTATGACAATTAACAAGTCTCAGGGACAAACTTTATCTCATGTTGGATTGTGCTTGTCCAAACCAGTTTTTACACTTGACCAATTATATGTGGCactttcaagagttaagagtaagagaggttTAAAAGTTTTACTTATGAATCACGTAGGAATATCTGCAAATTCAATCATCAATGTTGTTTACAGAGAAGTCTTTGAAAAAAATAGTATTctaatgtaa
- the LOC107647411 gene encoding uncharacterized protein LOC107647411: MYRDACFTLGLLQDDKEFIDAIKKASSWASGSYVRRLFVILLISNNISRPEHVWDRCWYELSDDILYRQRAVMNMRELTMSDDEIKQLCLMDIDKILHSYGKILKDYPPMPLATEVDSSLLTERVIREELNFNRDNLKKNASDMLAITTIERRYAFDKIVTAVYCDEGEFFLCKNGTLKVQNTATEDSVCNIKPGSPQAMLLLKAKLIIWDETLMVSRYCYEVPDKCLGDIMRCSPTYSKDLPFGGKVVVLGGDFRQILPVIPRGSRQDIVHSTVNSSYLWKFCQVLKLTKNMRLSVETTASDQDEIEQFGEWLLKVGDGLIGDNMDGEYEICLPGDIFIPSSDQAFDELVYFSYPNILENMSSKDSFKVRTILAPTIDIVEEVNNHLMAIIPGGEKLYLSSDSICMDEGNME, from the exons ATGTATAGAGATGCATGCTTCACCCTTGGCCTCTTGCAAGATGACAAAGAATTCATTGATGCAATTAAAAAAGCAAGCTCATGGGCCTCAGGATCATATGTTAGGAGGTTATTTGTCATTCTATTAATATCCAACAATATCTCAAGACCAGAACATGTCTGGGATAGATGTTGGTATGAACTCTCAGATGATATTTTGTATCGACAGAGAGCTGTGATGAACATGAGGG AATTAACAATGTCAGATGATGAGATTAAGCAGTTGTGCTTAATGGATATAGACAAGATCTTACATTCCTATGGTAAAATCTTGAAAGACTATCCTCCAATGCCTTTAGCAACTGAAGTTGATAGTTCTTTGTTAACCGAAAGGGTTATTAGGGAAGAGCTAAACTTTAACAGggataatttaaagaaaaatgcctCAGACATGTTAGCCATCACAACAATTGAGCGGAGATATGCATTCGATAAAATTGTTACAGCTGTGTATTGTGATGAAGGGGAGTTTTTTCTTTGT AAGAACGGCACACTCAAGGTTCAAAATACCGCAACTGAGGATTCTGTATGTAACATCAAACCTGGTTCCCCTCAAGCAATGTTGTTGTTGAAAGCCAAACTTATAATTTGGGATGAGACTCTAATGGTTAGTAGGTACTGCTATGAAGTGCCTGATAAATGCTTGGGTGATATCATGAGGTGTTCTCCAACATATAGCAAAGATTTGCCctttggaggaaaagtggttgTACTAGGTGGAGACTTTAGACAAATTCTTCCTGTCATTCCACGAGGATCGAGACAAGATATCGTTCATTCAACCGTGAATTCGTCTTACCTTTGGAAGTTTTGTCAGGtgctcaaactaacaaaaaaCATGAGACTCTCTGTAGAGACGACTGCTTCAGATCAAGATGAGATAGAGCAATTTGGTGAGTGGTTATTGAAAGTTGGTGATGGTCTAATAGGTGACAATATGGATGGTGAATATGAGATATGTCTTCCAGGAGATATTTTTATTCCTTCTTCGGACCAggcatttgatgagttggtttatttttcttatccaaatattttggaaAACATGTCCTCAAAGGATTCTTTCAAAGTAAGAACTATACTGGCTCCCACAATAGACATCGTTGAAGAGGTCAACAACCATCTGATGGCTATCATTCCTGGAGGGGAAAAATTATATCTTAGTTCGGATTCCATTTGTATGGATGAAGGAAATATGGAGTAG